In the Raineyella fluvialis genome, GCCGACTGGGTCATGGTCTTGGCCTTCCCGCCGCGGTTCGCCGCCATGACGCCGTACTTGAGGATGAAGAAGCGCATCACGGTGATGCCCCATTCGCGCAGCAGGATGACGATCGTCACCCACCACCACAGCTCTCCGATGACGCTCAGACCGATGAAGGCCATGCCGGTGAGCGCCTTGTCGGCGATCGGGTCCATCAGCTTGCCGAAGCTGGTGATCAGATTGCGGGAACGGGCCAGGTGCCCGTCGACGAAGTCGGTCGCCATGGCCACGACGAACACCCCGGTGGTCATCCATCGCCACCCCGCGGCGTCCGGGTGGGACAACAACATCCAGCCGAACAGCGGCACTAGCAGGATGCGCAGGACGGTGAGGGCGTTCGGCACGTTCCAGGGGGACGGCTCGCCGGTGGACGGGGTGCTCATCAGTAAGCCTCCAGCGGAACGGCGACCAGGTCGATGCCCTCGGCATCGCTGACCCGGGCGCGAACGAGGTCTCCGACAGCGAAGCGTCGGTCGGGCGACGCGGAGAGGTCCAGGGTGGTGACCCCGTCGACCTCGGGACCCTGGTGGGCCGCTCGGCCGATCCAGGCGCCGTCCTCGTCGTCACGCTCCTCGAGCAGGACCGTCACCTCCTCGCCGATCCGGTCGGCGGCACGGTCCTCCATCACCTCCATCACCAGGTCCGCCAGCATCGCGCGGCGGTCCTCGATCTCGTCCTCGGGCAGGTGCCCGTCGAGACGGACGCCCTCCGTGCCCTCCTCGTCGGAGTAGGCGAAGACGCCGCAGACATCGAGACGCGCGGCGCGCAGGAAGTCGGCCAGCAGTTCGACGTCATGCTCGGTCTCGCCGGGGAAGCCCGCGATGACGTTGGCCCGGATACCCGCCTGCGGCGCGACGGACCTGACCCGGTCGACCAGGTCGAGGAAGGCCTCCGGATCACCGAAGCGGCGCATCCGGCGCAGCACGTCGGGTGCCGCGTGCTGGAAGGAGAGGTCGAAGTAGTCGACCACGCGGTCGAGGCCAGCGATCGTCTCGATCAGTCCGGGCCGGATCTCGGCGGGCTGGAGATAGCTCACCCGGATCCAGGGCAGGTCCTCGACCTCACACAGACCACGCAGCAGCGTGGTCAGGTCCTGCCCCCCGCCGAGGTCCTTGCCGTACGACGAGGTGTTCTCCGAGACGAGGAAGGCCTCACGGACCCCCTGGGTGGCCAGCCAGCGCGCCTCCTCGACAACCTCGGCGACCGTTCGGGACACGTACGAGCCCCGGAACGAGGGGATGGCGCAGAAGGCACACCGTCGATCGCAGCCGGAGGCGATCTTGAGCGGTGCCGAGGGGCCTCCGGACAGGCGGCGGCGGAACGAGCGTGGCCCACTCGCCGGGCCGGTCACGGCGGCGTCCGCCAGGTGGGTGACGCCCGGCACCGCGACGGTGGCCGCGGCCGCACGGCGCTCCACCGGCGTGATCGGCAGCAGTTCGCGACGGTCGCGGGGGACGTGGGGTGTGGGATGGACCCCGTGCAGGATCCCCTGCAGACGGGCGGCGATGTTGTCGTAGTCGTCGAAACCCAGGACGTCGGTCTCGGGCAGTTCCGCGGCGAGTTCGGCACCGTAGCGCTCGGCCATACAGCCGACGGCGACGACGGCCTGCGTACGGCCCTCGGCTTTGAGGTCGGCGGCCTCGAGGAGGACGTCGACGGACTCCTGCTTCGCCTGGGTGATGAACCCGCAGGTGTTCACCAGGACGGCGTCGGCGCCGTCGGCGTCATCGACGAGGCGGAAGCCCCCGCGGCCAGCCGGCCGGCGAGCTCCTCGGAGTCGACGTCATTGCGTGCACAGCCCAAGGAGACCAGGTGCACGGACAGCAGGTCTGATGATTCACCACTCATGATGCCGTCCAGTATCCCCTACGAAACGCCCGAGGCCGGCCACCCGACGAGGCGACCGAGGCCGCGACCCACTCAGCCCTGCTGCAGATTCTCCAGCACCTCGTCGAGGTCGTCCGGCTTCACCATCACGTCGCGAGGCTTGGAGCCCTCGGAGGGGCCGACGATGCCGCGGGTCTCCAGGATGTCCATCAACCGTCCCGCCTTGGCGAAGCCGACCCGCAGCTTGCGCTGCAGCATCGACGTCGACCCGAGCTGCAGGTTCACCACCAGCTGGGCCGCTTCGAGCACCAGTTCCATGTCGTCACCGATGTCCTCCGCGACCTTCTTGGAGGCGGCCGGTGCCACCACGTCCTCGCGGTACTGCGGCTTCAACTGGTCCTTGACGATGTCGACGACGTCGCGGATCTCCTTCTCGGTGACCCAGGAGCCCTGGACACGCACGGGCTTGGAGGCTCCCATCGGCAGGAACAGACCGTCGCCCTGACCGACGAGCTTCTCGGCGCCGGGCTGGTCGAGGATGACTCGCGAGTCCGTCATGGACGAGGTGGCGAAGGCCAGCCGGGACGGCACATTGGCCTTGATCAGGCCGGTGACGACGTCGGTCGACGGGCGCTGGGTCGCCAGCACCAGGTGGATGCCGGCGGCCCGGGCCAGCTGGGTGATCCGGACGATGGAGTCCTCCACGTCCCGCGGCGCCACCATCATCAGGTCGGCCAACTCGTCGACGATCACCAGCAGGTACGGGTACGGGCGGACCTCGCGTTCCGACCCGGCGGGCGGCTGCACCTGGCCGGCCCGCACCGC is a window encoding:
- the pgsA gene encoding CDP-diacylglycerol--glycerol-3-phosphate 3-phosphatidyltransferase, whose translation is MSTPSTGEPSPWNVPNALTVLRILLVPLFGWMLLSHPDAAGWRWMTTGVFVVAMATDFVDGHLARSRNLITSFGKLMDPIADKALTGMAFIGLSVIGELWWWVTIVILLREWGITVMRFFILKYGVMAANRGGKAKTMTQSAALVLYLLPLPAAGLSIGGAMEIVSWILMAAAFVLTVLTGLDYLREAARMRASYLAAHPGTR